The Desulfobulbaceae bacterium nucleotide sequence TTCACCCTCACGCCTAGCAACAAGCAAATCTCTTATGAAATCAATTGGCAGATCAGGATTATCTAAAGCGGTTCTTCCGATTTGAGCCCAAAACTCTATTTGACCAGCAATTGTTCTACGTTCAGCCTGAGCTGTTGCCCGAGCCTGATCATAAAGCGTATCATCTATACGTACAGGCATCCCCATATTCTCACCTCCGTGAATACAATTTCCAAACTACATAAGTAGTATAACGACATGCACATTAAAAATCAATGCATTAGGCGGTTATTTGAGTGTAAA carries:
- a CDS encoding ParD-like family protein; amino-acid sequence: MGMPVRIDDTLYDQARATAQAERRTIAGQIEFWAQIGRTALDNPDLPIDFIRDLLVARREGEGLSSPFIPAGKRN